The nucleotide sequence CTTCGCCTCGGGCAATCCGCCCAAGCCCGGCCCGCAGAATGGCCGCCAGTTCTCCGCGCCCATCACCGGGCCAACCACGCTGAAGGAGACCACCTGATGCGTGATCTCATGACGCAAGCGATCGGAGGGAGCGGCGCCGTGAAGAAGTGGGGCTACGTTGCCATGCACGCCGCCGTCGCGGCCGCATTCATCTTCCTGCTCCAGCGGTTCGCGCTGAACGCGACGCTGGAAGCCAGTCTGCTCTGGGCGCTGACCTTCGCGGTCTGCGCCGCCGGGCTTGCCTACAAGCAGGCCAACCGTTGATCGGAAAGCACTGAAATGCTCGAGGACAAGGACCGCATCTTCAAGAACCTCTACGGCCTCCACGATTGGGGGCTCGAGGGCGCGCGTCGCCGCGGCGCCTGGGATGGCACCAAGGCCATCATCGACAAGGGCCGCGACTGGATCATCAACGAGATGAAGGCCTCCGGCCTGCGCGGCCGCGGCGGGGCGGGCTTCCCGACCGGCCTGAAATGGTCGTTCATGCCGAAGGAATCGACCGACGGCCGGCCGAGCTATCTCGTCGTCAACGCCGACGAGTCCGAGCCCGGCACCTGCAAGGACCGCGAGATCATGCGGCACGATCCGCATCTGCTGGTCGAGGGCTGTCTGCTCGCGAGCTTCGCGATGAACGCCCACACCTGCTACATCTACGTCCGCGGTGAGTTCATCCGCGAGCGCGAGCGTCTCCAGGCCGCGATCGATCAGGCCTATGAGGCCAAGCTGATCGGCAAGGACAACGTCAACGGCTGGCCGTTCGACCTTTATGTCGCGCATGGCGCCGGCGCCTATATCTGCGGCGAAGAGACCGCGCTGCTCGAAAGCCTCGAAGGCAAGAAGGGCCAGCCGCGCCTGAAGCCGCCGTTCCCGGCCAATGTCGGCCTGTTCGGCTGCCCGACCACCGTCAACAACGTCGAGTCGATTGCGGTCGCGCCGGATATCCTGCGGCGTGGCGCAGCCTGGTTCGCCAACATCGGCCGTCCGAACAATGTCGGCACCAAGCTGTTCTGCATCTCCGGCCACGTCGAACGGCCCTGCAACGTCGAAGAGGCGATGGGCATTCCGTTCCGTGAGCTG is from Bradyrhizobium sp. ISRA430 and encodes:
- the nuoF gene encoding NADH-quinone oxidoreductase subunit NuoF, which codes for MLEDKDRIFKNLYGLHDWGLEGARRRGAWDGTKAIIDKGRDWIINEMKASGLRGRGGAGFPTGLKWSFMPKESTDGRPSYLVVNADESEPGTCKDREIMRHDPHLLVEGCLLASFAMNAHTCYIYVRGEFIRERERLQAAIDQAYEAKLIGKDNVNGWPFDLYVAHGAGAYICGEETALLESLEGKKGQPRLKPPFPANVGLFGCPTTVNNVESIAVAPDILRRGAAWFANIGRPNNVGTKLFCISGHVERPCNVEEAMGIPFRELIEKHCGGIRGGWDNLKAVIPGGSSVRMVPAEQIIDTPMDFDSLSKLRSGLGTAAVIVMDKSTDLIRAIARISYFYKHESCGQCTPCREGTGWMWRVLTRMAEGRAHKREIDMLLEVTKQVEGHTICALGDAAAWPIQGLIAHFRHEIEARIDQYSHKADIDDAGVRDPENMVAAE